Genomic window (Ostrea edulis chromosome 9, xbOstEdul1.1, whole genome shotgun sequence):
AGTAAGAAACGAACTGAGAGACTTCTTTTCATCTCGTAGTGAATTGTCCATTTCCCAAGGGTTATTGTTATATCGTAACCGCATTGTTATTCCAGTCCATCTTAGACGAGAAACTCTTGAAGGTATTCATGAGGGACATCTTGGATTGAATAAGTGTCGAGCTAGAGCACAAGCATCAGCATGGTGTCAAGGAATCTCAAATGATATTAAGAGCAAAGTCGCTTCATGTAACTTTTGCCAGGAACGTAGACCCCCTCAGCCAATGGAACCACTGAAGACTACTCCACTACCAGCAAGGACTTGGCAGAAGATCGCAGCAGACATATGTGACCTAGACGGGAAACAGTACCTCATTGTGACTGACTATTATTCCAGATTCCTTGAAATTGCTTACCTGTCAAACTTAACTAGCTCAGAAGTTATCGGGCGACTCAAGAATATGTTCTCGCGTTGGGGTATCCCAGAGGAGCTTGTCTCAGATAATGGAAGACAGTTCACTCCCACTGAGTTTCATTCATTCGCAGAGAGGTACCATATTGCACAGACATTTTCAAGCCCATACTATCTGCAATCTAACGGAGCAGCAGAAAGTGCAGTGAAAATTGCTAAGAAGATATTGCGACAAGATGACATCTTCCTTGCTTTGATGTCATACAGAGCAACACCCATTGAAGCTACAGGGATGAGCCCAGCAGAGATGCTTATGGGAAGGAAAATCCGTACCCTATTACCTGCTTTGCCAGAAACCTTGGGTCTTGCATGGCCAGAAACTGATGATATTCGTCTTTGCGATGCATTGTACAAGGATCACCCTTTGACAGAAATTGAAGAGGGAAATCAAGTAAGGATGAAAAGTGATCAGGAAAAATCATGGTCCACTTCTGGGACAGTTCGTCAATGTGATTATGATAATCGCTCGTACGTGGGCGAAACACCTATGGGAGTGTACCGCAGATGTAAGAGACACTTGCAATCTATCAATGATTTAAATTCACCTGCTGTCAACAAACCAGTCAATTGTGACCTGTCGTCAGAATCAGTCGCTCAAAAAGTCGATTATTCTGATTTGCAAACAGCGCCAAAACTGTCATCTTCCGGGCGAGAACCTACCCATAATCCAAATCAAACGCGTTCGGGACGATGTGTCGTCAAACCAAAGATATTTGAGGACTTTAAAATGTGTTAATTGTGTTCAATTTGATCAAATTTCATTTGACTGGTGTAATTCCATTTCAAGTATGAACCCTCTCAATGTATGCATTTGTAATCTGACTTATTAGGTTTAATTAACTTTACTTAAAAGGGTAGATGTTTAGTATAAGCACACGCCTATGTTTACCCAACCCTTAGGTTCTAGTTTTATCCAACACTGGTAACGTGTGTATTGTGTATTACGTCATGTTGTATGTTGTAGTTTATCGTTATGGCTAGATAAAGCACGTGTTGGATTTACCCACGACTTTTCTCATTTCCTAACGAAACaggtatttttttaattttggaataATTCTCAATCTCAgaagcatgaaaggtgaatataacgaacagtaatcaatctcaaaactcctataagcaatataaaatagatagttgggcaaaaaacggacccctggacacaccagaggtgggatcaggtgcttaggaagagtaagcatcccctgtcgaacggtcgcacccgccatgagccctaaatcctgatcaggtaaacggagttacccgtagtcaaaatcagtgtgtcaagaacagcctaacaatcggtatgaaacacgtcagacagcatttgacccaatgataggttgtattgacgaactacatcgttataacgaccatagaatttgcgaaatgctgacttcattcgagactgttgaaagccctgtaccatcagcttgtttgtcagtagcttgcctcgatttaaaaactgactatacccagaacaagatcttgcgtatcgaatcagttgagagatataaacaccatttgcaggtgataatagaatattgttacataaatatgggaaattgacgatggagaagctgaaatcatcccgtttgtcatacagttgaattgtcagtttgtcgttaatgtctacttttaataaaatatctaagtatgaagcagaagttgacgactctgtggtgtcttttatttcgagctcacagggatatatcgaatcgacatatgaatgaaagttattattgttaatagacaaaacgtcgtcaatatatctaaatgtagaattgaaggccacaacaagagattgtcttttctcacgtagaagtttttgaataaattctgcttcatataaatatagaaacaggtcagctaataaaggagctcAATTCGTgcacatgggaattccaacagactgttggaagacctgatcacgaaagaccacgaagatattgtcaatgaggaactctagcatattttatatttcaacttcagagtacttgtgcgtggaatcagagtggtgtttaacaaagtaacttcttggatgactgatcactagatatgaatatttccttttttccatttttgttgaagaatcaactgtctataatgtcaaaaattctagtctttaattcatcgtgaggaatggtcgtgtatagtgttgaaaagtcataggttattgattttggaaaagttttgcgatttcaattTTAGTAAgagttttttttagaatccacatttgattaacaccacttctagcatatgtagtcgtacagtaagtttgaagtttctccttcacagctgttaatattttcgtgaggagcaaagataggggcttggtagagcacttactggatccagcaatgtatctttgtttgtaagggttgtTATGTAGTTTacgaatccagtataggtatggtaactcaaactcattcgacccattgactgggatattaaatgtgtctaaaactgaagcatggttttgaaaaaattcatcttttgaaagggcagttggagtataagtacgattaccaaaagtggaattaatgcaaagttcgttcaaaataaatacagttgtaataatgattacaaacaaagacagtgttgttactagctttttCAGCTGGAGCCGGTTTCGATTCGTTTTAAGATCAATCTGTCAGCCTTACTTCAGTCAATTATTAATGTTTCGTAAATACCTTATACATTATTGTTTTCATTCAAATGAATAAGCAAACACAGATATCAATGTAACTATTTGTTTACAAGTTTTCGATTGTGAGGCCATAACGTACTCATTTGAAAACAAGGTTACTACGATACCACAGTATGCGTTGACCCACTCTCTTTTGTTTATTCGATTCCATGCTTGATAAGGAATCTTGCTGAGTACAAGTTGATTTTTGCACTAATGACCATCATTAATTATCGCATCCTTCTTTGAAAATGATTACACCGCCCTTTATCTCTTCGCTAATTAGCAAGCCAAAACAATAAAAGATGTAATTTGCAGTGTATATACTTTTGTATATTCAGTGCTAGTCTTTTTGATACATAGTTTACTTAAGTAAAATGCTTTCGTTTGGTCCTCCCGACTATTTGACATCGTTGGTAATTTCAGTAGTAAAGTATCTTACCAAAAGACACagtaagattttaaaatatttatttttgatgtgatcaaaacttttttcacaACACCTTTAGGTTACTGAATTAACCATCACTTTCAATAAGAACAGTCGTCATCCGGTTTGCGTCTAGAACCGGATCTTCTTCGACGGATCCTTGGAAATGGTCTTTTATGGCTGGGCTTTCTCCTCGGATGTGGTCTTGCTTGATTGGGTTTTCTCCTCTTTGAATATGGTTTTGGACCTCTTGTACGTTTTGAATATGGTCTTGGCTTTCTaccttttgaatattttttgatGCTCCGGTTAGATTTTCTCCTATTCGTCCCTGTGCCTTTATCTTGTACGTATCTTTTTCTCTCCGCCCCCTCTGTCATATATAAAATTTCCATAAATATTGATACCGTACATTTTTATGGTTTTAATGTAACAGGCAATATTATGTTATATTGTTCGTGTTTggtcatttataattttttttatagatgaCCTATTTATCTATATGGAGGATTTGCTCTATTTATTGGATGTATTATTTTCCTTATGAGGCAATGTTGCATAGCCGATTTAGATTCTCATAAAAGTGTATTGCTACATATTAGAACGTTGACAATAAtctattttaaatgaaaggcgaagataacgaacattgatcaatctcataactcctataagcaatacaaaatagagagttgggcaaacacggtccctggatacaccagagatgGGGTCAGGTgtcgaggagtaagcatcccctgtcgactagTATATCAAGCAGGTTAAAGACGGGCAAAGTTGGTGTATTTAATTTACGGTTGTTTTAGTTTGTTGTCAGGAATTGTTGAAATGTCTATTGTAGGAACATGAATGATTTgacgtactacatgtacagttgtaCAACAGTAAAGCATGTTTATTTATAGTAATAGTTGGGTTCTGTATCATTTATTGTCCCGCTcaggaatttttcactcatatggagacgtcaccattgctggtgaagggctgcaaaatttagacctatgtttggtgcttacggcctttaatcatggagggatctttatcgtgtcacgcCTGCTGTGATAAGGGGTCTCGGTTGCAGTCTCATTAAGAACAAATacttactctctctctctctctctctctctctctctctctctctctctctctctctctctgtgtatgtctctctctctctctctctctctctctgttttaaaaaatattcataggGGATTGGTTTACGCAACTCCAATAAATGGATCTAaactatttattgattataaGTTACACTATCTGACCGAAAAATTAGGAAATCGAACCCTTCACCACAGGTATATACTCCTTGCAATGATACGAGGTTTAGAAAGTTACGAGCCTGTTCGTGCCATGACATTagcagtgattgctccttcgccaaatgctcagcatttagaagtgagaatggCGGGTCTTTAGGATATGATCTTAAAATGTAGGTCCATGTTGACCAGGCTTATCTAAGAAAGCACTTGAGTTACTAAATGATGTTACCACTGAGTTCTCACCGTGATGACTGCATTCTTTGAATGTCAACAACAGTAACTGGGCTGACTCTCATGCTATTGGGAGATACGAATTTGTATAATTCATAAGCTAACCCGGATGGGGACTAAAACAAATTCCTATGCGGAAATGATTTCCCCCGAAAATATGGTTTgaaaaattccagattggcaaCTTGAGGGTAGGTCGGATAACAGGAAACAAACATTCTTTCTTTCGTAAGAAGTAAACATTATGTGAATCTTAGAAAAATAATACATAGATAATTATCAGGAGAAATCTTAACGAAAGGACATTttcctttttacaaacttgGACACTGTTGTTTACGATACACATACCTGTTTGACAGACTCCTGACACCGTGTCATCCACCGTGTTGTAGACACAGTCACAAGGGCCCCCGTTACAGCCACTGCACTCATACGCATTGTTGACTATtcaaataaatgatttaaaaattaaattttaaaatagattgaaaaaagataaacttttataaagtaCTCTGACGTGTCCCATGGTTGAAATATTCAGTGTTTAGAAATCCCATATATGATATGTACACAAGTATTTCCGATTTAGAATAAGTAACTATAATTACATGACTTGTACATATAGTACATATCATAACCGTAAAGGGGTAAGATTGTGATGCGTATCTTTATGAATTTTTACCATAACATGGATCCTGAAAATCCCTCCACTCGCTTTTACATTTCTCTCTGACAAGATTGCAGTATTCAGCATTGTTATCCAGGCAAGTACAGGTCGGTGATCCATCACCCTGTAAAAGTCAATCATTAAAGCAAAAACACAAGAACAGGTCGGGGATCCATCACCCTGTAAAAGTCAATCATTAAAGCAAAAACACATAACACGCAAGTACAGGTCGGGGATTCATCATCCTATAAAAGTCAATCATTAAAGCAAAAACACATAACACGCAAGTACAGGTCGGGGATCCATCACGCTGTAAAAGTGAATTATTAAAGCAAAAACACAAGAACAGGTCGGGGATCCATCACGCTGTAAAAGTCAATCATTAAAGCAAAAACACAAGAACAGGTCGGGGATCCATCACGCTGTAAAAGTCAATCATTAAAGCAAAAACACAAGAACAGGTCGGGGATCCATCACGCTGTAAAAGTCAATCATTAAAGCAAAAACACATAACACGCAAGTACAGGCCGGGGATCCATCGCCCTGTAAAAGCAAAAACACATCATGACTTCCTGGAAAGtatgcagttcataccctcatgcattttcaaaactgaaattcatttctactttcatttctgtgtgAATTCCCAGCAATCAAAATTGACGTACTATATTAATATTTCTATGCGAATTGTTCACAAATGCATCGCATTTATGaggacatgttgtagttgtatattgtttaacgtccctcttgagaacatttcactcatatggagacgtcaccattgccggtaaagggctgcaaaatttaggtctatgctcggcccTTTTaaggcctttaagcagggagggatatttattgtgacacacctgctgtgacgcgggGTCTCGGATAttaaggtctcatccgaaggaccgccccgttTAATCGCcttttatgacaaacaaggggtaatgataacctattctaacccggaccctCACGGGAGGAAATACAAGTGAGAATTGTTTTATCGTTATCATGGCTATTATATCAATAACTGAATTGTCGCCGATTTGATGTGCGCAAGTATGTCTCCGTTGCAGTAGATGCTGTTAAAAATGTGTCCGCATTCGATATTCCATCTTATGAAATATGATGTCTATTATAGTGCACGCGTGCATACATGTGTCCTATCAAAAGATGAATTTAACAAAtggtgataaatctcataattcctaaaaagaatacaaaacaaaacccGTGTccaaagaacggcctagcaattggtatgaaacccGTCcgaaagcatttgacccaatgacaggttgtattggtgaATTGGAAacttataacgactatagaatttgtgaaaatgctgaccttaaacgcgaccgttgaaacccctgcaataTCAACTTATTCGTCTGTAGTTTGCTTCGATTTAACTGATCATACATAGAAAATGCTTTTGTGTATCACATCAGAGGAGAAGCATAACATcttatgcaggtggtaatgagatattgctacatgaatatgggtagttgacggtggagaagctgaaatcaccacGAAGATAAGTACTCTTCGAGAGCTGGGTTTGCGCATTTATAAAATGTAACGAACTTAATAATGTGTACACAGTttctttaaggtagctcattacaataaaaaaaattctaatggCTCGTTAATACACTTCtgatgaagtatgatttcaccatcgaaagagtaaCACaggctctcaattattttatatgaattttttgtgattttttgcaggaatgataaaaaagacgttttgtttgcaaataagagattcttgagtccaaattttgcttgatttggtgcatgatatgaataccTAATAAACCATGCC
Coding sequences:
- the LOC130050354 gene encoding uncharacterized protein LOC130050354 translates to MLSWVFSCFIGLCLFQSHVKAQLEGDGSPTCTCLDNNAEYCNLVREKCKSEWRDFQDPCYVNNAYECSGCNGGPCDCVYNTVDDTVSGVCQTEGAERKRYVQDKGTGTNRRKSNRSIKKYSKGRKPRPYSKRTRGPKPYSKRRKPNQARPHPRRKPSHKRPFPRIRRRRSGSRRKPDDDCSY